The following is a genomic window from Benincasa hispida cultivar B227 chromosome 7, ASM972705v1, whole genome shotgun sequence.
aaaaaaacaaaaacaaaaacaaaagaacagTGCAGAAGTAAGTACCAAAGCCAGAAAAGTAATATTGAAGGCTGACCTTCCAAACCTTGATTTTggaaacaaatttttattagtATAATGCTTGGCGAATGAGACCGAACTTGAAGGCCAGAAAGGTAATACAAACTTGTCAAGTTACTACCTGATATGCTGGGAAAGATCACTGCCAGGAATGAGTACTTCTGCTACACTCACGTTGTAATCTGGAACAAAGACtacctaaaaaaaatttgaaatccCGAAGTGCCAAGTTAACGTTGATTTTTGTAGGTGCAAATACTTCCGAGGCTAGAGAATAATACTTCATAATGTTTGTCTGCCACAATATACCTTCAAAAGGTCTCCTATAACAGGATCGTTATTGACGGTAGCTCCAACATCAGTAATGAATTTCACAATCCTTTTGGCCTGGACATATGTAGCAAATGCTTTCCCCCCAAATATACAGACCCGAGGAACAAACTTGGCTTCTCTTTCCTCGCGAGTcatttctttcatttgtttataaCGATAGACAATCCCCAGGATGTTCAACAACTGCCGCTTGTATTCATGGATGCGTTTTACCTGGATATACATATTCTGGTGTTAATCTTAGAAGAATATATGCAATGATAATCTTATGGGCAACTTAATCATCACTTTGGTCCAAAGACGGGCAATGATAATCTTATGGGCAACTTAGCAAATGATCGGCATCATTTTGGTTTTAATACGAatggaaaatataaaaatttcaaCCGTATGGCTCGCTACAGAAAGTAAAAATTGTTGAAGTCTTTGTCTACTAAGTAAACTATCTAAGGACAGAAAATAACCTGTACGTCAAACATTGCATCAGGGCTGACTAAATAGCcagttttttcttttagaaaagagACAACTTTCAATTTGTTTATTCTTTTAGCTTCCTTCCACATGGACTGAAGATGCTCACTATCAGCGAACTGCACATACAATTGTCAATCATATTACTATCATACCTAATTGGGTCAAGCTACAAAATAATTTCCAGTTTATACGGTACTAGGAGTAAGGAAATGGATTCTCCGCCTAGAGTTAAACAGGATATTTATGAAGCTAGATGTAGCAAATAAAAGTTAAGTTTATATGTTAGATAAATCTTCATCGAAATAGAGACTTGAAAGTTCGTTTTGTAATCAGTTGTACCTGTCGGAGTGTTGCCAGTTTCTCAGTATCTGTCACCCAGTGCTCTGTTCCAGTCCACTTTGTGATGATTTTACTCAGGTCCGGATTGCAAAAACGGATCCATCTTCTCGGTGTCACTCCATtcgttttgttttgaaatttctcAGGCCACAACTGACAGTAGTTGATATATGCGAAGTGAGTAAAGTTTAAATGGAGGACAAGCTCAGTTTCATGTGCGTGATGGTATCGATTTTTTTAGTATGACAAAGGTTAAATTTTAATTGGGAATTATAACAATAGTCCAGAACAGTATGTTGCTCAGTGAAGGCTGTGCTATTAGTGGGATTTACCTCATAGAAGTCGCTAAAAACTTCGGTTCTAACAATTTCACTATGAATTTCAGCAACACCATTTACGGCGTATCCACCAACAACAGACAAATTAGCCATGCGAATCATCTTTGGATGCTTTGGATCAACTTTAAACGAAACATCTATTTTCTTTGCAATACTTTCGTTTTCGGTATCGTCTCCTTCGTTACCAGGTAACGGTTCCTCATCCAGAATTTCAGCTTCCTCACTGAGATCAACCGCAACTGCAACGGCAGACTCCGCTGAATTTACTAGCAGTTCCATTACCGAGTCTggtaattcaaaattttctagAACTCTCATTTGCTTCAGCTTTTGTTGCAACAGCTCAAGATCTTTTGTGCCGTACTTAGCAATGATGGAATGGATAAGCTGAAGTcatgaagaaaaaatatattttgcttCATTTACCGGAAGACAATTCGTCTAGGAGAATTTGATGCGACTACACTATTAACCATGTTTAAAATCAAAGGTCGACTCATTGATATGTTTACCTCCTCGTCAATCATTTCAATTATCTGGACGTGTCGAGGAAGTAATTCCTGCATGAGGGGGAAACTCCATTTTTCCAGCGCCTCCGGCAGAACTGTATGATTTGTGTAGGCTACAGTTCTGGGAAAGCAAAAgtagggaagaaaaaaaaaacaaagaaacataGGATTAAGATAATCTAGATCAGTTGTTCGTATAAACTCTAATGATGGGGAGTTCTTtgcaattataaaaaaatgggAATTGGCAAGTGCATAATGACACGAAAGAGTATAAAATGGCAAACTAAATTCAATGAAGAAAATGCATCAGAGTTTATTTTATAGggatttttttagttcaacaattgTGAAGGTTGAATCATTAATCTTTGAAATTGTAATGTCTTATTTACTTATCCCCACAACTGATTTTATACTTGGTGCCCTGGGTAGCagcaaaaatatttatatgccAGTAAACCACTAGAAAATACCTACGAGTGATGCCCCAAGCTTCTTTCCAGGTCAACCCTTTCACATCCATCAATATTCTTATCAGTTCAGGGATACAAAGTGTAGGATGCGTATCATTCATCTGCACAGCAACCTTTTCTGGAAAACTTTCCCAGTCCACAGCCTCCCCGGATCTTCTCTCAAAACGTGCGACAATATCTTGAAGGGAAGCAGAGCACAATGTGTATTGTTGTTTCAGTCTAAGAGTCTTTCCCTCCAGTGACTCGTCTCCGGGGTACAGTACATAACATATCTAGCATTGCAGGAACGTAcaaatttttaacatttaaCCCCTTCGAGTCATCAACAAAAAAACTATGAATCCTAAGATTTGAATGTGGCTAGTAGTGAGGAAAATTCTAGTAGTCAGTGTACTATTTGTTTTTACATTCTAATGATATTGTTTTTGCCTTTAAGGACAACAAATATCCTATTAATAGCTGAATTTTGCATCGAGAAATTAGAAGCTACATAGGAACAGAGAAGatgataaaaaaagaaacagagCTTCAGCAGGACGATCATGGAATTTTCCGTACCTTTTCAGCCTTTTTTATGGCTGCATATGCATTGGCATGATCTCCAACATTGaaagaactcaaattaaattgtTCGGGAGCAACTTTTGTGGACCACAAACGGAGGTTTACGGTGGTTTTAGTTTTATAACCTGGTATTGGGACATCATAGGCAACAGCAGTGATATTTTCCCCTCCAACCCATTGCTTACTTCCATCTGCgcctgaaatgacttcaccatAGAATTTCACAGGATAGGAGATGTCGTGTCTTGCAATTTCCCAGGGATTTCCCATCTGTTGaaacaaaattgattaatcAACACAGGAATCATGAGACCACCAACAGTCAAGAACTCAAAATTTGCTTCCAGTTTCACCCAGATCGAAGATAGAATCAAAACTACTGTACCTCTAGCCAGTTTTCAGCCACTTCCTCCTGTCCATCTTTTGTAATGAGTTGTTTGAACAAACCGTACTTGTATCTGAGTCCGTATCCCCATGCTGGATAGTTTAGTGTTGCCAGGGAGTCCAGAAAGCAGGAAGCAAGCCGCCCTAATCCTCCATTTCCTAGTGCAGCATCCGATTCCTACGATCAAGTATCCATTGACACCGAACAAATGAATATCCGTAAATAAGTACAATTCAGAAAACTTTTCCATTTGAGGGAACTTGCTCCTTATAAACTCTGCTGCCTTTTTTAGAAAACATTAATCTTATTTTAATAAGTGATATTTAAAGGATATTGAGAGTAATACTTTCTCTAGGAAGCATTCTTCTATTAAGAACTCTACAGTGagaaataaatctaaatatgTAACTGAATCAGACCAGTTTATCTCACATTTGAAGTATTTTCATTCAAGCAACGGTAATAGCCTAGGTCTCTCAAGTCTTTGTAtcattattttgataattttgcATTCCATTAACAAACACGTTTACATTCACATTGTTAATGAACACCAGAAATTGGAAGAAAACTTTCTTCCCTCTCCTATTAATCCAGAAATTGAAAGTCGTTCACGAAGAAGGAAACAAAGAGAAAATGTAATTATCCGATATATCTCTCACCTGCCGTGCTACCTCCTCGAGATTACATCCTAACACTCTTAAAGCATCTGCATAAATTCCTGATAGTTCCAAATTTCCAATTGCATTTAGTAATGCTCTACCCTGCAATCAAACCCTAAAAATTATATACACTCATATCAATGACAACTAACAGGCTTATCGTTGATTCAAaacaagttgcaaacaataatCAGTGATTCGATGACGATAAGAACCTGTAGAAACTCCATCGACAGATAGTAGGCTTGCTTCACATTCATCTTTTCATAGTACTCATACGTAGCATTCCAGTTGATGATAAGCATATCACGAACACTCTCAGCAGTCGCATAGTATGCCTTAGAAAGCCCAAAGCCCTCCGGAGAGAAAGAAGGCGTGAATTCCGAATGATACTTAATACTCGCAGCAATGGACGCCGAATCTGGAAGAAAACTATCGAAATTGTCTACAACTATAAAGAGACGGATTatcaatgatttgagatttcaaTTCCATTAAcaaacacatttacattcacatCATTACAAAGACAATCGTCGGATTATATTTCAAGTCAGTTTCGCGCTATTTACCTTCTCCGTTCACCGGCTCCTTCAGTTCTTTCTGTCGATCGCTGGCTACGTTCCTAATGCACAGCTTCCTTCTTGTTGAACTCGAGACTGAAGTTCTGAAGAACAGAAGCCTCGTCCAATTGGTCCGGAAACTAGATTCTGGAGCGAAGGTGGAGaggaatttgaattttgaggaCTGTGGATTATTAGAATCAACACAGGACGATGATAATCGCAATGCTGCCATTGGTGATTTCTGtgaggaagatgaagattacTGGCAGAAAAATGAAAGTAGAAGCAAAGTGAGAATGAATGAAGAAAGGAAGTTATTCTGTTTCTTATCTTCAGTATATCTGAGTGCAGTGTTCTAATTTCTTGGTGGTTTCTATACGATGCACGTTGTAAGCGCGGGAGATAGAGGCCAAACGTCATGGTGGGACCCTCTATCTTTTTTCCACGTTTTGGTtgaatttctattttcctttcttttcttttttcgttCGTCTTATTTGCAAATCGTcgtcaaaataaatataaaatgttttcccttttttatttaaatatcattttgacttatttattttggagaaaCGATGGATACAACTAGTTTCATGCTCCTCTTTTTTTACATActacaaataaatgaaaaatacatAGGTGCGTTTTGGAATATATCTATCATTATACATCTCATTAAATTATCCTATCATATTGTAATTTATAGCaaattattcttatttattttataaaatatttaaattatttttttgataTGAGTGATGAAAGGGAGAAGAATACATCTTGAGAAGCATCCAAGtattatccaaaataaaattagaaaaaatcaacttctttaaaaaaaaattcccatTTACTATGGGTGCTACACGGCAAAACAAAATAACTGCAAccaaagtttttttcttttgaattctaCTCTCTcttgtttgtttaatttcataaagttcatcgatttaataaattttaaatttagtcatttaaagttaatttttattgaagttggttaaataataataatagtaattttTATGCTTAATGTTAATTGAGactttaatcttaaaaaaaaatcaacaataaatttatttctaaactaattttaagatttattgaaagcaCGATAAGtaaacattcaaacattcaaatGTCGTTTAAATATTGTTCTTTTTTagaacaatatttaaaatattgatgcAGAGAAAAATGTTGAggttttaattttatgagattattgATGGAAATATCAATATAATCTTGATGTCAATGGATATCTCTTAAAgaattacaaaattcaaaaagtaaaattttaggTTTGTCAAACAAGTTAAAATgcctattatttatattatatttatatcagtGATATTGTATTACTTATTTTTATGCTCcatgatttttttaacaatataataGAAACGTCAATTTACTCCTTATATCGATGTCGATCACATGAAAAGATGTAAATATTGATGGAGATATCGACATGTTGACAAAATTTGATACCACGGATACAAGTGTTTTAATGTTCGAGTAATCTGTCATCGACAAATTTGGTGTGATTTGTTAATTGATATAggaataagtttcaaaattaagtaatatggaaaaagagaatgaaaactttttgagagttttggagaaaattgaagGCTAGTTTAGACGTAAAATCTTAGGAATAAAATAGTTCTTATATTGAAACAAAAGTCCATTTTAAGCAGCGGGCTAGGCAAATTGTTCATTGTTGTTTGGTGGCTTGGTGGTGATGAGATCCCAGAGCTTGTTTTATTGGGGGCATTTGGTGGTCCATCTTTTGTCCTCTTTGGAATGATATTTTTTGCCCAATAAAGTACAGCCGCTCCCTGAGTCACCGatcaattaagaaaaaaatcttCCCCTTATCGCCATGATACAAAATTATTGAGGATTTTGAAACCAAGCCAACGTTCACAATCTCACCCAAATCAACCTAATTTATTCCATCAATCTCGAtgttatagatttaatttttttatcctATAAATtgttaagaaaaaataaattatatacatGATTATAACTcgattaataaaaaatttgtacTATCGATTTTGAGGTTAGAGGTTTGATTCCACACCTCACATGTggtcaaaataaaacaaaataatagagattttttttattgatgatatattTCTTAACTAATTGAATCATGCTTGGTTTGACAGGATTATTAAGTATAATACGTAATTACATTAGTGTATTATATGATAGATAACTTGAACATTATATAATTCAACTTATTGGAGTATTAACAACCTTTTTAAAATGACATAAGTCCAAATTTCAATTCATATATGAATTGTAATACTCcaagtttaatatttattgaaagcatGGAGATGaaattttgacatttaaaaGTATACCATATATAAAAGTGACTAAAAAACGTAATCTTCATATACCCTCTTTATCCTTCACTTTTTACTACCGTTGATATCAAAATATGGTTAGAGTAAAGAGTTTGACTTTTTCCATGAACTTACTCTTTTCACGAATCGCTACAACGTTCCTTTTATGGACGCAAAAACAAACCAGATCATTTTCACAGTTGAAGATCAAACTATTACAACACTCTTGCTATGGGTTCAAGAGTAActatttacaataaatttataaatgaagAACAAGATGGAAAATACTCTTTAAGTGTGGATACACAAATCTAGCACACAATCTTTGTAAGAACAAGAAACTTAAATGTTtcacaaccactcaaaatagttttgcaAGTGTATATTAataagtttttatcaaaagtgtgtaaataaaaataatttttttaaaagacattttttctcaaatcaacCCAAATAGGCCTTAAATCTCTCCCATAAATGCTTTTGgccttcttttaaaaaaaaattaaatagattgCCACGTGCCATGCTTTTAGGAGTCCACCATTCAGCCGACATGCTGCCACATGTCAACATGCAAATAGTTCGATTAAGCCATATCATCTGTCACGGTATTTTTCCGTTAAACTTGTTTTGTCCATAACTTTTTCGTTGGAGCTCCGATTTAGGCAATTCAAATTACATTAGGATCATTGTTCCAGGCTCTATGCAATGGACATTTTAAAATactcaaattattaataaataaaagcagGTTTGTTatcttcaaaatattaattaattaaaattaattaattgagatTAAGGGTCAAATTGCCAATACCTATTAGGTATTTTGTTAGGCTCGACCTTGGCCAAGGTCCAAACTAACCTCTCCCCTAGGTCCCTTTTTGTCCTAGGGTCATACTACTTTGGACCAAAATCTTGTTATTTTCTTGGTCATATTGTGTTTTATGTCAATCATATCGTGCGGTTTAAAATCATCCATAACAACTATATACCATGTAGTCATCAAACTAGCATGATCATTAGCAAAAACCATTGAGTATACTTAAACTTCATGTGCATTGATTTGCCTACAAAATTTAAGAGTTTTATACTTAATTGTAAAGTTCACACTAcgagaattttgggctttaatgtcggttgaaaaaagtgaaatcggatgtataatgtcggttttgtttttttaaaaaaagcggatctttaatgtcgattttaaactgacattgtaggggtagctttaatgtcggttttaaaccgacattaaagactcacttaatttttccctcttcactcccccctattttctattttccccccattttttcatttttccctcttcactctccccctattttctttttcctctcattctcacatTTCCCTCTTCagatctttttctttctcacttctctcttctctcttctaAACCCTTGCCATTCGTCCGTCGATCGTAGGTGAAGAGTCTGTCATGGTGTAGATCTGGCTTCCATGCAGGTCTATTCGTCGTGCAACCCGCGCTGCCGCACCCAGTTGCCCGGATCTGCTGCTCGTTCTGTTGAAGCGTCACAGCCAACCGAGATCTGATCGTGGGTGAAGCTCGTTCTGTCGAAGCGCCACAGCCTGGTCTGTTGCTTCCtctttagttatttttctatgtcTTATACTCTCAGTTTGATAATTAAGCACCCAAACTTGATACGCTAATCATGTGTCTCCAGATCTGAAGTTCATATTCCCACGTGGTATGTGCCGCCGTTCATCGTTCGATCTGAAGTCCAGATCTGAAGATCTGAAGTTCATCATTCGTCGTTCGTCCAGATCAGTATGCTCTTCTTCTCTGtcctctcttaaactcacaacattttttgttcttatgttacgcctctcaactatttgtgtaaatgtctcaatgaaagccAGCTGCGATTTCACTCCAATATGTTTATCTGCTCCTAGATTTGGGCctttttatgtgtctattgcctttgaaattcgatttgattaatggttttgttgtatatgatacatttgttgaagtattggcaagaggcgttgCCAAGAGTTACTCCTGCGTTGGGTATGCGTGAGAAAGAGCAGTGAGAGCGAAATGTTGAGCGTAAGGCgctgggtagacgatcgtgtaggtgggCACTggatgatcgtatagcaatgcagggagctaaacgatgaggtagatgatcgtatagtagatgcgcggagctaagcgatgcgctagacaatcgtgtaga
Proteins encoded in this region:
- the LOC120081789 gene encoding alpha-1,4 glucan phosphorylase L-2 isozyme, chloroplastic/amyloplastic-like isoform X2; this encodes MAALRLSSSCVDSNNPQSSKFKFLSTFAPESSFRTNWTRLLFFRTSVSSSTRRKLCIRNVASDRQKELKEPVNGEDSASIAASIKYHSEFTPSFSPEGFGLSKAYYATAESVRDMLIINWNATYEYYEKMNVKQAYYLSMEFLQGRALLNAIGNLELSGIYADALRVLGCNLEEVARQESDAALGNGGLGRLASCFLDSLATLNYPAWGYGLRYKYGLFKQLITKDGQEEVAENWLEMGNPWEIARHDISYPVKFYGEVISGADGSKQWVGGENITAVAYDVPIPGYKTKTTVNLRLWSTKVAPEQFNLSSFNVGDHANAYAAIKKAEKICYVLYPGDESLEGKTLRLKQQYTLCSASLQDIVARFERRSGEAVDWESFPEKVAVQMNDTHPTLCIPELIRILMDVKGLTWKEAWGITRRTVAYTNHTVLPEALEKWSFPLMQELLPRHVQIIEMIDEELIHSIIAKYGTKDLELLQQKLKQMRVLENFELPDSVMELLVNSAESAVAVAVDLSEEAEILDEEPLPGNEGDDTENESIAKKIDVSFKVDPKHPKMIRMANLSVVGGYAVNGVAEIHSEIVRTEVFSDFYELWPEKFQNKTNGVTPRRWIRFCNPDLSKIITKWTGTEHWVTDTEKLATLRQFADSEHLQSMWKEAKRINKLKVVSFLKEKTGYLVSPDAMFDVQVKRIHEYKRQLLNILGIVYRYKQMKEMTREEREAKFVPRVCIFGGKAFATYVQAKRIVKFITDVGATVNNDPVIGDLLKVVFVPDYNVSVAEVLIPGSDLSQHISTAGMEASGTSNMKFAMNGCILIGTLDGANVEIREEVGEDNFFLFGARAHEIAGLRKERAQGKFVPDPRFEEVKAFIRSGVFGSNNYEELVGSLEGNEGYGRADYFLVGKDFPSYIECQDRVDEAYRDQKRWTKMSILNTSGSYKFSSDRTIHEYARDIWKISPLLPS
- the LOC120081789 gene encoding alpha-1,4 glucan phosphorylase L-2 isozyme, chloroplastic/amyloplastic-like isoform X1; translation: MAALRLSSSCVDSNNPQSSKFKFLSTFAPESSFRTNWTRLLFFRTSVSSSTRRKLCIRNVASDRQKELKEPVNGEVVDNFDSFLPDSASIAASIKYHSEFTPSFSPEGFGLSKAYYATAESVRDMLIINWNATYEYYEKMNVKQAYYLSMEFLQGRALLNAIGNLELSGIYADALRVLGCNLEEVARQESDAALGNGGLGRLASCFLDSLATLNYPAWGYGLRYKYGLFKQLITKDGQEEVAENWLEMGNPWEIARHDISYPVKFYGEVISGADGSKQWVGGENITAVAYDVPIPGYKTKTTVNLRLWSTKVAPEQFNLSSFNVGDHANAYAAIKKAEKICYVLYPGDESLEGKTLRLKQQYTLCSASLQDIVARFERRSGEAVDWESFPEKVAVQMNDTHPTLCIPELIRILMDVKGLTWKEAWGITRRTVAYTNHTVLPEALEKWSFPLMQELLPRHVQIIEMIDEELIHSIIAKYGTKDLELLQQKLKQMRVLENFELPDSVMELLVNSAESAVAVAVDLSEEAEILDEEPLPGNEGDDTENESIAKKIDVSFKVDPKHPKMIRMANLSVVGGYAVNGVAEIHSEIVRTEVFSDFYELWPEKFQNKTNGVTPRRWIRFCNPDLSKIITKWTGTEHWVTDTEKLATLRQFADSEHLQSMWKEAKRINKLKVVSFLKEKTGYLVSPDAMFDVQVKRIHEYKRQLLNILGIVYRYKQMKEMTREEREAKFVPRVCIFGGKAFATYVQAKRIVKFITDVGATVNNDPVIGDLLKVVFVPDYNVSVAEVLIPGSDLSQHISTAGMEASGTSNMKFAMNGCILIGTLDGANVEIREEVGEDNFFLFGARAHEIAGLRKERAQGKFVPDPRFEEVKAFIRSGVFGSNNYEELVGSLEGNEGYGRADYFLVGKDFPSYIECQDRVDEAYRDQKRWTKMSILNTSGSYKFSSDRTIHEYARDIWKISPLLPS